The Besnoitia besnoiti strain Bb-Ger1 chromosome IV, whole genome shotgun sequence genome contains a region encoding:
- a CDS encoding putative calmodulin (encoded by transcript BESB_052650), producing the protein MACPPAVREAFALFDKDGDGEISGKEILMVIRSCGVMPTPEEIKALPATMNWTDFEGWMSKKLASCNPEQDLVKAFKIFDRANDGTISADELGQVMKALGELLTDDEVEQMIKEADPNKTGRIQYANFAKLLVS; encoded by the exons ATGGCGTGTCCCCCCGCCGTGCGCGAGGCGTTTGCCCTCTTTGACAAGGACGGCGATGGAGAAATCAGCGGCAAGGAAATCCTGATGGTCATCCGCTCTTGCGGTGTCATGCCGACTCCAGAAGAGATCAAGGCTCTCCCCGCG ACCATGAACTGGACCGATTTCGAGGGCTGGATGTCGAAGAAGCTGGCCTCCTGCAACCCCGAGCAAGACCTGGTGAAGGCCTTCAAGATCTTTGATCGCGCGAACGACGGCACAATCTCCGCGGACGAGCTCGGACAGGTCATGAAGGCGCTCGGCGAGCTCCTGACCGACGATGAAGTGGAGCAGATGATCAAGGAGGCAGACCCGAACAAGACCGGTCGCATCCAATACGCGAACTTCGCCAAGCTCCTCGTCAGCTAA